The following coding sequences lie in one Oncorhynchus kisutch isolate 150728-3 linkage group LG3, Okis_V2, whole genome shotgun sequence genomic window:
- the LOC109886012 gene encoding adhesion G-protein coupled receptor G5-like, whose product MGPNQEFGGTLWMIFLFTLFASGSGENDRNFKMCGTWRHGNGKLTLAHNFKRGCGNITISANESSLSIHGQITAQCQNSSVIELGPSPEARERPFCMYWEPLLDHLWVEVKGKNHTLCWSSGLQGNCCTDLSQGKKYGISMYGILNATQQDDIISYQIHPAYGFFGGMINCKNEFCDEASQGSGDKVNLIEETVMRSKVLGNVVLPCAMSTVVEMKEGFQGYNITLPAPRGVPPQMIPSVHLPSCLKPPEKKKVKVVCTYFKNSTFFQWRSKANHNVVRILEDVVGITVENEIITNLTEPIRIGFHHSVIPTSHSRKCVSWDTKKDPAEVTWKKEGCETIQKGAEDTECRCNHLTYFAILVQLEPRPVRHLKALTVITSMGCAASTLSCVVLMIFLNKQRREMNPSTAVHRGLAMALFLLSFLFFLTGIVANMGGNKACCVFGAALHYALLSSFSWMSIEGLHTFWLVYVVFSPSPSTYVWHLVGFGVPAVPVIVLLAIGKVYGVIEVVSSDDVDNSYLMCWMDVSPDSVGLLAHYFINLTFLAVVVLSGLIMLFLVQRKIQNRDEWKKNKVAFISIWGLSCLFGTSWGLEFLDFGQLSEFILFLFCILNSLQGFFLMLRFYILDRMRKQSGSSLDGSSSTASSTRQHMLQE is encoded by the exons ATGGGGCCCAACCAGGAGTTTGGAGGGACCCTGTGGATGATCTTTCTCTTTACCCTTTTTGCATCAG GATCAGGGGAAAACGACAGGAACTTCAAAATGTGTGGAACATGGCGCCATGGCAACGGGAAATTAACTCTGGCTCACAATTTTAAAAGGGGCTGTGGCAACATCACCATCTCAGCCAATGAGAGCTCCCTGTCCATCCATGGTCAGATAACGGCCCAATGTCAGAACTCTTCTGTCATCGAGCTGGGCCCGAGCCCAGAGGCAAGAGAGAGACCCTTCTGTATGTACTGGGAGCCACTTCTGGACCACCTCTGGGTAGAGGTGAAGGGAAAGAACCACACTCTGTGCTGGTCATCTGGTCTACAGGGGAACTGCTGCACTGACCTGTCCCAAGGCAAAAAATACGGGATTTCGATGTACGGGATACTCAACGCGACACAACAGGATGATATCATAAGTTACCAAATACACCCAGCCTATGGGTTTTTTGGCGGAATGATCAACTGCA AAAACGAGTTTTGTGATGAGGCGAGTCAGGGATCTGGTGATAAAGTGAACTT GATAGAGGAGACAGTGATGAGGTCCAAGGTGCTGGGGAACGTGGTGCTGCCCTGTGCCATGAGCACTGTGGTGGAGATGAAGGAAGGCTTTCAGGGCTACAACATCACTCTGCCt GCGCCTCGAGGAGTTCCTCCTCAAATGATTCCATCAGTTCACCTTCCTTCTTGTCTGAAACCTCCAGAAAAGAAAAAGGTCAAGGTTGTCTGCACCTACTTCAAAAACAGTACCTTTTTCCAG TGGCGTTCTAAGGCAAACCACAATGTCGTCAGGATTCTAGAAGATGTGGTGGGAATCACCGTGGAGAACGAGATCATCACCAACCTTACAGAGCCAATCAGGATTGGTTTCCATCATTCTGTCATACCa ACAAGTCACTCAAGAAAATGTGTTTCTTGGGACACAAAGAAAG ATCCAGCAGAGGTCACATGGAAAAAGGAAGGTTGTGAGACCATACAGAAAGGTGCAGAGGACACAGAATGCCGCTGTAATCATCTCACATACTTCGCCATCCTAGTG CAATTGGAACCACGACCAGTGCGCCATCTGAAGGCTCTAACGGTCATTACATCAATGGGCTGTGCCGCTTCTACGTTGAGCTGTGTTGTCCTCATGATCTTCCTTAACAAACAGAG GAGAGAGATGAACCCGTCCACTGCGGTCCATCGAGGTCTGGCCATGGCACTGTTCCTTCTTAGCTTCCTCTTCTTCCTGACAGGGATTGTGGCCAACATGGGAGGGAACAAGGCATGCTGTGTTTTTGGGGCGGCTCTCCACTATGCTCTACTCAGTTCCTTCTCCTGGATGTCTATTGAAGGGTTACACACCTTTTGGTTGGTCTATGTAGTGTTCAGCCCCTCCCCCAGTACTTACGTCTGGCACCTGGTTGGCTTTG GTGTCCCAGCTGTTCCGGTCATTGTACTGCTTGCCATTGGAAAAGTCTATGGTGTAATAGAGGTTGTGTCCAGTGATGATGTCGACAACTCCTACTTGAT GTGCTGGATGGATGTCTCTCCAGACTCTGTGGGCCTACTAGCCCATTACTTCATCAACCTGACCTTCCTGGCTGTAGTGGTCCTCTCTGGTCTGATCATGCTCTTCCTGGTCCAGAGAAAGATCCAGAACCGAGACGAGTGGAAGAAGAACAAGGTGGCGTTTATCAGTATCTGGGGTCTCAGTTGCCTATTTGGGACCTCATGGGGCCTAGAATTCCTGGACTTTGGACAGCTCTCTGAGTTCATCCTCTTCCTTTTCTGCATCCTCAACTCCCTACAGG GTTTCTTCCTGATGCTTCGATTCTACATTCTTGATCGGATGCGGAAACAATCGGGGTCTAGTTTGGATGGTAGCAGTAGCACAGCATCTTCCACCAGGCAACACATGCTACAGGAGTAG